ATAAATGCGCTCTGGAGAGCAAAGTGAGCCGTCTGCAGTTTGACTCTGTGACGGAGCAGCTCAGCACCATGTTCCACGAGCTGCTGAACAAGATGACCGGCCAGGAGCAGGACTGGCACAAAGTCATGGACAAGCTCTCCGCGGAGATGGACTGTAAGGTGAATACGTCGCGGTGGTCACCGTAACGTCCCAGTGAGAGGGTTTGATCTGTGACGTGATGTTTGGCTTCTGATCTCACTGTAGTTGAACAGGATTGAGTTAGACTCCGTGAAGGAGCAGCTGGAAGGTCGCTGGAAGAATATCCACGCCAAGCTGCAGACTCAGGGAGCTCCAGAGCACGAGGATGCTGCTGCTttaagaaagtaagaaagagagTAGGATCGGGtccagaggagtgtgtgtgtgtgtgtgtgtgtgtgtgtgtgtgtgtgtgtgtgtcagctagtttcaaactagtgattCACTAAATCAGTTAGCACCACTAAAACTTCTCAAAATATCTCAGCTAATAAAGACTGATGTGTATATcagttgctaggaaacatctgttgCACCATCCAATCAAAAGAAATcaactatgtaaacaggaagtcactgtagcatcacaaaCATCTGATTACAGAACCTGACCTACTTTATTCACTCTTTTAGTCTGAGGTTCTTAATAATTCTTAAtagttaatgttttgttttgttgtttttgtaaatttaAAGTCATTATTGGACCGTTTTTGAATCAAGCGTCAGGTGAGACGTGTTGCTCTTTTACTCGTCACTCTAACACTCTAAGTAGAAGTTAGTCAGTAGAGCTCTGCAGGAATATTTCTAACAGGGGGATAAGTTTAATATCACACGCCAGATATGTATAAGTAGTCAGTCTCATCTGCCTCACATGCTGTACAGTCAGCTGTGAGGAGACGTGacgtgtctttgtgtttatctCCAGACAACTCGTGGACAGATTTCACTGCCTCTCCTGTGACCGACCTGTTGTCAAGTACACTCCCGGACCGTGAGTCAATACTAATAACAtctaatactaataatatattattagaTGAACACACTGCGGATGTATCAGGGGTTAAAGATATTTGCTATAtttgcagtgtttacagtgcgtttattattataaaatatctCTTCTCTGCCCTCTAAACTCATCTGCtcgtgtttgtctgtgtcttctCTCTGCGCCCTAAAAGGCATTCGGTGAAGCTGCCGTCCACTCCTGGATTCCCCTCTCACAAGTCCATCCGGCCGTTTACCGTCTACGCTCTGGAGCAGTTTCGACAGCACTACAGGAGGTGAGGTCAGCAGGGTCACCTGCAGTTTACCTTCTCTCACTTCACCTGCTGTGTCCTCTGttcaccagcagggggcgcaAGAGTCTGACAAGCTCAGAGTCATTCACAGCCCAAACGAATAGgaccagaaacagaagtggTGATGTCATATAGGTGTACCTTCGATCTAGAAATACTTAACATAGTATCTGATCCACTGTAAGCTGGTCTTGCCCTCTCAGGCTGAAACCAGGGACCAACCGCCACAACTTTGAGGTAGCTGTCAGGAGAAGGGAGCAGCTTCAGAGGAGCCACGCTGTGATGTGCAGGCAGATAGAGAGCGTGCAGACGAGACAGAGCCACAGCCTGATCCAGAACCAGCCGGGAATCCTGCAGTGAGTCAGGGCCAGGACaggggagaggacaggaggggtCAGAGCTCACTCTAAAGCCCCATTTAGACAGGATTGATGTCTCGTGGGGGGGTGGTCATCTGCACTGGTCAGCGATTTTAAtcctgtgatttttttcttgaatCACTGTTTGTGCACAAAGCTGCGTTTACTGTGAATACGATTCATCAGCTCAGCGTGACTGAAGGGTTTCACTAAACTGACTGATCTCACAGTAACATCGGCTCCTGCCATTTACCCACTTTTATTACGATGGAGGAGGGGAAATATTGTATTACCCCCCTGCCCCCGTGATATTAATCCCGTCCGAATAAGGTTTAAGACAACATGACGCTTTAATAATGTCttcagaaaaagacaagaaaagaaaaatgaagtgaGTGAATTATGAGAGCGTGAGAAACAGCGTGTACCACAATAGAtcaataaaagaagaaaacataaatatttgattataATAGCAGGAATGTAAAACAGCCCTTCATGATGATCTTCTCCCTCCTGTCCAACACTTCCTCTGTCCTCACGTCttcatgtttctctctgacGAGCAGCGAGCGGATCTCTGAGATGACCGACTACGGTCACCTGGCCGTGTCGCGGAGCTGCGGGGGGAGTCACACCGTCACCTCCGCCAGCCAGCGACGCTCCGGCCTGCAGTACATGAAGCACCACGGCCAGACTGAGGCGGACGGAGCCGTCCAGGTACGACTAATCAGAGTTTCTTGAATACATCGCAGCACGAGTCAGAGTGGTGGTATGTATTactttgttgtcatttgtgGGATCATTCACAACCTCTGTTGGTGACAAAACTGATAGAACCTAAATCCTCCTGCACAGGTGTTCTGGCAGCTCAGGTAAATAAGGAGCTGTCTTATAACTGATGAAGTTACAGCAGATCAAACATCAGACATGAAgccatgtcacacacacaataatccTCCACTAGTTTTATTTAGCTTTATTCCCTGAAAAGATGTAAAAAGTCTCTGCACACCTGAATATGTGACATCTGAGGGAAGCACAAATGAGAAACCTTCTGCACACCATCTCATTTACTGCTGgaatatttattaatttactaCGTTTcatcaaacatcacagcagttccatacatacatatatatatatatatatatatatatatatatatatatatatatatatatatatatatatatatatatatatacatatatatatatatatatatagttttatcTATAATACTTGTTACTTTGCAGTTAACTTACAAAACGTGATCATTTCATTGAGTATGATGCCTGGTTATGAGTAGAAcatatgaaatgaatattttcctctgtgtgttgacTCTTTAGTCGGAGGAGGTTGATATCGTTGGACTGGACGGGCATATTTACAAAGGTCGCCTGAACACACCTGCCATCAGAACTACAGAAACTAAACTACCTACAATCTCCACCAAAGACGGTAAAAGTATTTGATTTGAACAACAGACCATAACACTGTATCATGAAGGGAAACCTCTTTAAAGGTAAAGTCACAACATTATACAAGTAAAGGCAGCAGCACGCTTTGTTGTGAACAGAGATTCTACATCTAGAGCAAATACTGTCCTTTAATAGTTCTCTTTATCTTATTCTCTGGTGCCTGCAGGCAGCAGTGCTTCTATATTATATGAGCTGTCAGCAGCAAATGTGCTGGTGGCTCTTTCGGCCTTGAACCCGACTAAAACCAAAAGCCTGGATGGTTTATGTGACACATGCAGAGGAGGTTTCACACCTGCTGATGATTCATGAGAACAAATGTCATTCGATGTATTTCAAGGCCAGAGACCGTTAAGTTCCTCTCATGTCGCACTGTTCCTGCAGGCATGTGCAAAACCAAAGACAAAGCCAAGTGCTCCCCGTCCCACAAACCTGCTCCGTCTCCGGAGGTGGGACACGGCGCTCCGGTTCACCACCCCCACAGTGCCAAGAGTGCCCAGTGCAGCCGCTCAGGTGAGTCTCACACACAGGTAAAGGTGTGACCCGGTTCTCCCCATCTGCCCTCTCCGGGTTTCCTCTCACAgtctcactctcctgctctgtgtcCAGCCTCCAGCAGCTCGGGTCGGGACTGGCCCGTGTCGGCTCTGGGCTGCACGTCTCAGAGCTCCGTCACTCcggcttcagctgcagcagagagccaCACGGAGGCTGACGAGCCGCTCAACCTGTAGGGGGCGACACGGAGCACTGTTCCCGATATGTGATTAACTTCTGAGTCCAACACTGTGACGGCTCTGTGATGTGTGATCAGCCACTTTAAATATTGTTgttatcaataataataacaataataattaataaaccTGAGTGTAAACTGAATCGCTTCCTGTTGCTTCAGAGGAGTCTTCTATGGGACAATATGGACACAAGATGTTGAGACAGCAAACATGAAGCCTCTCAGCGTCAGAATCAAAGACTTTACAAAGGGTTTACAActtgtaactaatggctttattaaagAATAAGTATGATGTTCTtctatattttttgttgttgtcaacaaatctccaTGTTTGATCCAAACAAACAGCCTGTcggtccgtctctcagtcctgtcttacttcctgtctgtggctctcagctctcagcccattggttcctactgaagacgtcaatctttaaaaactcctcacaaacatatagtttcatgtttaaaaggctcagtcgttccctccaacagctgctcgctggagttcttatcaaaccaacagcaggaaatagtgcatctgttggggactattttcagcggcggatgaatccacatgtggagctcttgtgagtgtttggggcagcaggatggtgtgtgtgtgggactgagtccagataaactacagtgtgtgtgttcatggtgatgatgatgatgataataataataataagaagaagatatatcaggcgGTGATACACAGTATTTGTTAGTAGATAAATTCAGTGCTGGTTTTGGTTGTTTCACTGGTTTTATTGAcaagagaaaaatatagaatatctcCAGACTTATACTTTAGtgtttaatcatttattaatgagGGGTCTAATTCTTATGAGTGCTTATTATTGATCTCTATACCATGAAAGTGTTGCTGTAACACCACGTAGAGCCCTGTTGTGACGCCACATTCAGGCCGCTCCTGTCAATACCAAACACATATAGTCGAGTGCTAAAACTCTGCCATGTGTTGTTCCCATCAACTGTCAGCGTGGCGTGGCAGGACGCCAAGAGGCTGGGTGTTGCATCATGAGGGGAAACGCATCACTACTACTAGCACAAGTGTACATCCTGTTCACAGAAACATCAGGCTGAGAGCAGGAAGGACACTTCGATGAGTGAAGATGAAAGCAGGAGGAGCGAGGGGTGACCTCACTCTGAACCTGCTCGTATTATTTCCTCTAATTCAAGAATTTAGTTTTATCTCAAGTTTTAAGTCTGTCAGGAGTTGATGTCCATCATTCtgaagtattttattttgaagatgtTTTCATTAAGTACATTTGCTCCAGTACTCTATTTCAGTACAATGTTGAGAttcttgtactttacttgagtatttcctaCATTTAGCTagttaactactttatatacagttagctagtttgaatcactttatatacagttacctagtttaactactttatatacagttagctagtttgaatcactttatatacagttacctagtttaactactttatatacagttagctagtttaattactttatatacagttagctagtttgaatcactttatatacagttagctagttttaactgctttatatacagttagctcatagaactgctttatatacagttagctagtttgaatcactttatatacagttacctagtttaactactttatatacagttagctaatttaattactttatatacagttagctagtttgaatcactttatatacagttagctagtttaactgctttatatacagttagctagtttaactactttatatacagttagctagtttaactgctttatatacagttagctagtttaactactttatatacagttagctagtttgaatcactttatatacagttagctagttttaactgctttatatacagttagctcatagaactgctttatatacagttagctagtttgaatcactttatatacagttagctagttttaactgctttatatacagttagctagtttgaattactttatatacagttagctagtttaactactttatatacagttagctagtttgaactactttatatacagttagctagtttaactactttatatacagttagctagttttaactgctttatatacagttagctcatagaattactttatatacagttagctagtttaactactttatatacagttagctagtttgaattactttatatacagttagctagttttaactactttatatacagttagctagtttgaattactttatatacagttagctagtttgaactactttatatacagttagctagtttgactgctttatatacagttagctagtttgactactttatatacagctaCCTtatttagtccagtggttcccaatttaggggtcgggcccctccaaaaggtcaccagataaatctgaggggccgtgagatgattaatgcgagtggaaagaagaaaatatgttttcagtttttggacgTTTTGTGGAATATTTTGAACAGTTTCTTAAATTAAACCATGTGAGGAGGGGAAGCATAACTAACAATTAATTTACATACACTTgtgtactttaagtacattttgctgataatatttctgtAAGTAATATGGTCTTCAGTCCTGTCTATGGCTCTGTAAGCTCCACGATTAACCTGTTTTAGCAGCAGCTCATTAATCCACTCTTTTGAGTTTTGTCACTGAACGTAACTCTCCACTTTCTCTTTAAAGCACTCATGTCATGTTAGGACACTCTGGTCTATCACATATCAACTgatgagaaacacagacactaTCAGTTTGACACCGTTCCAACCACATCCTTCCTCCATCTTCAGTCTCACTAATGCAAAGACAAGTAACTTCAGAAGAGAAGTTTAATTCAGGAACCACAAGTTTGTGTGCTTTCTCAACCGCCCTTTAGCTCTTACAGTAAAAGCCAAAACAAGTTTGATGAAACACTGTCAGCAGTGAAAGATGAACCCACAGAAAGTAGCAGATCATACCTTGTTTTATtaaacatataaatacaaatttcAACAGAGGAAATGAACACAAAGTACTTGAGTGAAATCTTTATAAAAGAGCCATGGATTAGAACAGAGTGAATTTCTGAGAAAAAATACCGTCATCTACTTGGTAAGAGCAAGATAAATGTTGAACTGGAGGTAAACTGTCTTCACCCACTCTGTAAAATCTTCAGGCTGGTTGGGACACATCAGCTGTATGTTACTGTCTGAAGTATGGTTACAAATCTCCAAAGGAAAGTGGAGACGGGGTCAAATCTCCATAATCACCCTCCACCGCTGCATGGATTTCCATAACCGAGCTAAGCCAGTAATCCACTCTGCAGGAAGCTGTACAAAGACTCCCCTGTTggccaaaacccccaaaacctGCAGCTCGTTCATTATACTCAACAACAAAGTCTCCGACGACAACACGTCCCACCACCAAAACAAATCATCCAGGAGTTCAGCACATTTCAGATATTCAACATTTGCCTCGACTCGTCCACAAACTGCTGTTTGGTTTAAAGGAAAGATCCCAGACGTCTCTCGACCTGCCTGATTTAAAGGACCATGCCGTCGGTTCTGTATGTTTTAGCCTGTTTACTACAAATCATTCACACGTTTGATCAGAGCCAAGCACTTTTCTCaccatgttgctgtgttttagaCATCTTAATGTATTATTTCTACCGTTCTTCGTGTCCATtgacttccattcatttcagtaaGGTATAAAAGTCAAGTTGTTGCTTT
The sequence above is a segment of the Enoplosus armatus isolate fEnoArm2 chromosome 17, fEnoArm2.hap1, whole genome shotgun sequence genome. Coding sequences within it:
- the LOC139300051 gene encoding glutamine-rich protein 2-like, giving the protein MSRKSVQKLEDDVKQLKAKQASTEERAAEPHLQDQLDDLRGMLEDMMLSLTSQLSSSLWDEAGQDESEGQGLGQSRERSASTSSTVNIGRKLSRLFQLYEQLQDSVSNLLQQQTGGRAGALKDMENTELVNDVQKAILQLQAECEKLHETTRCLHEDNRQKQSHIEELYKTTEELEEKKADKQMVESEIKADKCALESKVSRLQFDSVTEQLSTMFHELLNKMTGQEQDWHKVMDKLSAEMDCKLNRIELDSVKEQLEGRWKNIHAKLQTQGAPEHEDAAALRKQLVDRFHCLSCDRPVVKYTPGPHSVKLPSTPGFPSHKSIRPFTVYALEQFRQHYRRLKPGTNRHNFEVAVRRREQLQRSHAVMCRQIESVQTRQSHSLIQNQPGILHERISEMTDYGHLAVSRSCGGSHTVTSASQRRSGLQYMKHHGQTEADGAVQSEEVDIVGLDGHIYKGRLNTPAIRTTETKLPTISTKDGMCKTKDKAKCSPSHKPAPSPEVGHGAPVHHPHSAKSAQCSRSASSSSGRDWPVSALGCTSQSSVTPASAAAESHTEADEPLNL